Proteins encoded within one genomic window of Polaribacter sp. NJDZ03:
- a CDS encoding glycosyltransferase family 4 protein: MKIVYIINSLEDSGGMERVLTSKVNWLASQREFDVTIVSRTDTKNGFFFELNKNVTVENLNLKQSNHKILNLIFNTDRKKFKKELTKKLLELKPDITISMFGDEYQFLHTIKDGSKKIIEFHFSKNYLSHLMANIPNLSFRKLRKLYASYLQYKQQRVVLEYDKFVLLTEKDQLLWNNLVNSSVISNPLSFNSKEKSTGEQKEIIAIGRFIAQKGFDLLIKSFSLITKNNPDWKVTIYGEGQDKGYLLELIKSYNLQDVILLKPPTKKIKEALLNSSILAFPSRYEGFGLVLTEAMECGLPCVAFNCECGPSEIITDEKDGYLIEGFNIENFSKSLEKLMKNKELRLLMGETASQNVKRFHIDEIMTKWTQLFNDTI; encoded by the coding sequence ATGAAAATTGTATATATAATTAACTCATTAGAAGATTCTGGTGGTATGGAACGGGTTTTAACTTCTAAAGTTAATTGGCTTGCATCTCAAAGAGAATTTGATGTAACTATTGTTTCTAGAACTGACACTAAAAACGGCTTTTTTTTTGAGTTAAATAAAAATGTGACCGTCGAAAATTTAAATTTAAAACAATCTAATCATAAAATTTTAAATCTAATTTTTAATACAGATAGGAAAAAGTTTAAAAAGGAGTTAACAAAAAAGTTATTAGAATTAAAACCAGACATTACCATAAGTATGTTTGGAGATGAATATCAGTTTTTACATACGATTAAGGATGGTAGTAAAAAAATTATCGAATTTCATTTCTCTAAAAACTATCTAAGTCATTTAATGGCTAATATACCCAATCTATCATTTAGAAAGCTTAGAAAACTATATGCTTCATATCTTCAGTACAAGCAGCAAAGGGTTGTTTTAGAGTATGATAAATTTGTATTATTAACAGAAAAGGATCAATTACTTTGGAATAATCTTGTAAATAGTTCTGTAATTTCAAATCCTTTATCATTTAATTCAAAAGAAAAATCGACTGGTGAACAAAAAGAAATCATTGCCATTGGTAGATTTATAGCGCAAAAAGGATTTGACTTATTAATTAAAAGTTTTAGTTTAATTACAAAAAATAATCCCGATTGGAAAGTAACAATTTATGGAGAAGGTCAGGATAAAGGTTATTTATTAGAGCTCATAAAAAGTTATAATTTACAGGATGTAATTTTATTAAAACCACCAACAAAAAAAATAAAAGAAGCATTACTAAATAGTTCTATACTAGCTTTTCCATCAAGATATGAAGGCTTTGGCTTAGTGCTAACAGAAGCAATGGAATGTGGTTTACCATGTGTAGCTTTTAATTGCGAATGTGGTCCTTCAGAAATTATAACGGATGAAAAAGATGGTTATTTAATTGAAGGTTTTAACATAGAAAATTTTTCAAAATCTTTAGAAAAATTAATGAAAAATAAAGAATTAAGGTTGCTAATGGGAGAAACAGCATCACAGAATGTGAAACGTTTTCATATAGATGAAATTATGACAAAATGGACTCAATTATTTAATGATACAATATAA
- a CDS encoding O-antigen ligase — protein sequence MALGLSLLAFLIIIIYGFEYTFLGKTYLVSTTWNKRVKFKINTQQRFILFLLATAIVQAGNFSALLLLIWMAFLLGLLFKYGIQMFSSPMLKIYALYLCWLLFSLVLTTEKGYGFRVFLKFLFPFLVILVVTSIKITDVFFIKALKISFIAGVIINTCIVLMKIIPIYSIYNPILWWPPAVIDVNPFFIGTGILLYKFSKKKYVLLAILLFISIPIVESVRTGLIGIGVFFLAVSFFKYKLKAIPVFALIIASFVASILFVPTVRNKMFRTSFNSAEEVLNMSGKISPDTIDSNGRFAMWEWSLKVFYKGNELMGAGIGQMQARFYSGNHPFGVIRIAHNDYLQILCDTGLIGFVLYGLIIISFVWQSFRIYNNKKNNVSARYAAFIAGTSLCGIMATAFTDNVVNYSLITLSYPYIFFGFALVMKSKRK from the coding sequence ATGGCTTTAGGATTAAGTTTATTAGCTTTTTTAATTATAATCATCTATGGTTTTGAATACACCTTTTTAGGTAAAACCTATTTGGTAAGCACTACCTGGAATAAAAGGGTTAAATTTAAAATAAACACGCAACAACGTTTTATTTTATTCTTATTGGCTACAGCAATTGTACAAGCTGGTAATTTTTCTGCTTTATTGTTGTTAATTTGGATGGCATTTTTATTAGGGTTATTATTTAAGTATGGTATACAAATGTTTTCATCACCGATGCTTAAAATTTACGCCTTGTATTTGTGTTGGCTGCTATTTTCGTTAGTTTTAACTACCGAAAAAGGATATGGTTTTCGGGTCTTTTTAAAGTTCTTATTTCCTTTTTTAGTCATATTGGTTGTTACTTCTATAAAAATTACAGATGTTTTTTTTATAAAAGCCTTAAAAATAAGTTTTATAGCAGGTGTTATCATAAATACATGTATTGTATTAATGAAAATTATTCCCATCTACTCTATTTATAATCCTATTTTATGGTGGCCGCCTGCAGTAATAGATGTAAATCCTTTTTTTATAGGTACTGGAATATTATTGTACAAGTTTTCAAAAAAAAAATATGTACTACTTGCCATACTTCTTTTTATTAGTATTCCAATAGTAGAAAGTGTAAGAACGGGTTTAATAGGTATTGGAGTCTTTTTTTTAGCAGTATCTTTTTTTAAGTATAAGTTAAAAGCGATACCCGTGTTTGCTTTAATAATTGCCAGTTTTGTAGCGTCTATTTTATTTGTGCCTACAGTAAGAAATAAAATGTTTAGAACATCTTTTAATAGTGCAGAAGAGGTTCTTAATATGAGTGGTAAAATATCACCAGATACTATTGATAGTAATGGCCGTTTTGCAATGTGGGAATGGAGTTTAAAAGTTTTCTACAAGGGAAATGAATTAATGGGTGCTGGTATAGGACAAATGCAAGCTCGTTTTTATTCTGGAAATCATCCTTTTGGAGTAATAAGAATTGCTCACAACGATTATCTTCAAATACTTTGTGATACAGGTCTAATAGGGTTCGTTTTATACGGACTCATAATAATCAGTTTTGTTTGGCAATCATTTAGAATTTATAACAATAAAAAAAATAATGTCTCTGCAAGATATGCTGCTTTTATTGCCGGTACTTCCTTATGTGGTATTATGGCAACAGCGTTTACAGACAATGTTGTTAACTATTCTTTAATTACCTTAAGTTATCCGTATATATTTTTTGGTTTTGCTTTGGTAATGAAATCTAAAAGAAAGTAA
- a CDS encoding glycosyltransferase family 2 protein — translation MKISVVIPLYNKKDSIVDTIKTVLNQTVLPDEIIIVNDGSTDGSDKIVSKLEHPLVRLIYQNNSGVSAARNTGVDKAKHEWVAFLDADDIWNVDYLKEIKTLAKKYPNSNVLATAYLMEDYKGEQTPIKLNKILFKGDTGILTNYFEVACYSHPPLWSSAIVIKKEALLEINGFPLGIKSGEDLLTWAKLAIKNQIAYNLNALAVFVQDRAHTYDNKPNRIPEKVDIVGQELCDLYKKNNNVAFLKEYISSWKKMRASIYLRLGLRSKSIKESFDAIYYNPLNKVVYAYLCLTLVPNVVLNKILKKNQK, via the coding sequence ATGAAAATAAGTGTTGTTATTCCGCTTTACAATAAGAAGGATAGTATTGTTGATACTATTAAAACAGTATTAAATCAAACTGTTTTACCAGATGAAATAATTATTGTTAATGATGGCTCTACAGATGGATCAGATAAAATTGTATCTAAATTAGAGCATCCATTAGTGAGATTGATATATCAAAATAATTCGGGTGTTTCGGCTGCTCGTAATACGGGAGTTGATAAAGCAAAACATGAATGGGTTGCCTTTTTAGATGCAGATGATATATGGAATGTAGATTACCTGAAAGAAATTAAGACGTTGGCAAAAAAGTATCCGAATAGTAATGTACTGGCAACTGCTTATTTAATGGAAGATTATAAAGGAGAACAGACACCTATAAAATTAAACAAAATTCTATTTAAGGGAGATACAGGAATCTTAACTAATTATTTTGAAGTAGCATGCTATTCGCATCCGCCACTTTGGTCTTCTGCAATTGTTATTAAAAAGGAAGCGTTACTAGAAATTAATGGTTTTCCATTGGGTATAAAATCTGGAGAGGATTTATTAACATGGGCTAAATTGGCAATTAAAAACCAGATAGCGTATAACTTAAATGCTTTGGCTGTTTTTGTGCAAGATAGAGCACATACCTATGACAATAAACCGAATAGAATTCCTGAAAAAGTAGATATTGTAGGTCAGGAGCTGTGTGATTTATATAAAAAGAATAACAATGTAGCTTTTTTAAAAGAATATATTTCTTCTTGGAAAAAAATGAGAGCTTCCATTTATTTAAGATTAGGCTTAAGATCTAAATCTATTAAAGAGTCTTTTGATGCTATTTACTACAATCCCTTAAATAAGGTAGTTTACGCGTACTTATGTTTAACATTAGTTCCGAATGTTGTTTTAAACAAGATTTTAAAGAAGAATCAAAAATAA
- a CDS encoding glycosyltransferase produces the protein MKALIFHPALAPYRVDFFNSLNEYYSASFYFSLKNVSDQKFNQENLKSLCNFKCNYVSNGFEVLGRSIRTGVFSIIKKENPDIIFCAEYNQITLLAFLYCKIKNPRIKIYTLSDDSIKNSEDRKGLRLFFRNFISKNINGVVFTSKEVSNWYKVNVSTKSNTLDFPVIHSEKSLLKKYSNAVNQANINIAKYDLKDKKVLLYVGRLVDVKNLFFLIKCFSNVKEKDKKLVLVGEGVLKEKLIEFTEKLGILKDVLFIGRKEGIELYNWYLFSQLFVLPSTSEPFGAVVNEALVGGCRVLCSDLAGASSLINKKNGVLFNPNEENDLSTKLKQAFDEVKPLGKSITELRESAMPFTFDQKMQDLLKNI, from the coding sequence ATGAAAGCATTAATTTTTCATCCTGCTTTAGCACCTTACAGAGTCGATTTTTTTAATTCTTTAAATGAGTATTATTCAGCTTCATTTTATTTTAGTTTAAAAAATGTAAGTGATCAAAAATTTAATCAAGAAAACTTAAAATCTCTTTGTAATTTTAAGTGCAATTATGTTTCTAATGGCTTCGAAGTTTTGGGAAGATCAATTAGAACAGGCGTTTTTTCAATTATAAAAAAAGAAAATCCAGATATTATTTTCTGTGCAGAATATAATCAAATTACACTATTAGCATTTCTGTATTGTAAAATTAAGAACCCTAGAATTAAAATATACACTTTAAGTGATGATAGCATAAAAAACTCTGAAGACAGAAAAGGCTTGAGACTATTTTTTAGAAATTTTATCTCTAAAAATATTAATGGGGTTGTGTTTACGAGCAAAGAGGTTTCTAATTGGTATAAAGTAAATGTTAGTACTAAAAGTAATACACTTGATTTCCCTGTTATTCATTCAGAAAAATCACTGCTAAAAAAATATTCAAACGCCGTAAATCAAGCGAACATCAATATTGCCAAATATGATTTAAAAGACAAAAAAGTATTGCTTTATGTTGGGCGATTGGTGGATGTTAAAAATTTATTTTTTCTGATAAAATGTTTTTCCAATGTTAAAGAAAAAGATAAAAAATTGGTACTTGTAGGAGAAGGAGTGTTGAAAGAAAAATTAATTGAGTTTACAGAGAAATTAGGCATTTTAAAAGACGTTTTATTTATAGGTAGAAAAGAAGGTATAGAATTATACAACTGGTATCTTTTTTCTCAATTATTTGTTTTACCAAGTACCTCTGAGCCTTTTGGAGCAGTTGTTAATGAAGCTTTAGTTGGTGGTTGTCGTGTTTTATGTTCAGATCTAGCAGGTGCATCTTCATTGATAAATAAGAAGAATGGGGTGTTGTTTAACCCTAATGAAGAAAATGATTTATCAACGAAGTTAAAACAAGCTTTTGATGAAGTAAAACCATTAGGCAAAAGTATTACAGAGTTAAGAGAAAGTGCAATGCCTTTTACTTTTGATCAAAAAATGCAAGACTTATTAAAAAACATATAA
- a CDS encoding MBOAT family protein, which produces MLFNSWQYVFFFLVVLVIYFSLMHKWRIHFLLIASYIFYSVWSWKFALLMFGVSVLNFFCGKKIFYAATKKGKQKWFATALMLSLLPLFYFKYANFFIDSFSNLAIFFDVHANKYTLNVILPVGISFFTFQALSYSIDIYRNRVGVETSLVRFTTYVAFFPQLVAGPIERSTNLLQQFYEEHEFDIKRFVEGAKLFIWGLFKKIVIADRLSVYSDAVFNNPEAHSGSTLILATVFFTFQIYCDFSGYSDMAIGSARMLGFRLMQNFNLPYLSISIGEFWKRWHISLSTWFSDYVYIPLGGNRVSISRWVFNISVVFLLSGLWHGANWTFVIWGALHAFYYFIEFIGKKILVLVRAEDVMKKGYYKFFKIIIVFILVCFAWIFFRANSVSDAFLISTKIISFSGQLWTGGSSVTTVLSVLLILFLIGVQILQFNNKVSIYFSKTQLPSFVEWLSYAFLLITIALFGMSSNAFIYFQF; this is translated from the coding sequence ATGCTATTTAATTCTTGGCAGTATGTATTCTTTTTTTTAGTTGTTTTAGTTATTTACTTTTCACTAATGCATAAATGGCGCATACATTTTCTATTAATTGCTTCCTATATTTTTTACTCGGTTTGGAGTTGGAAATTTGCGTTGCTAATGTTTGGAGTAAGTGTTTTAAATTTTTTTTGCGGAAAAAAAATATTTTATGCTGCTACTAAAAAAGGAAAACAGAAATGGTTTGCAACTGCACTGATGCTTTCATTATTGCCTCTGTTTTATTTTAAATATGCCAATTTCTTTATTGATTCATTTTCTAATTTGGCCATTTTTTTTGATGTACATGCTAATAAATATACTTTAAATGTTATACTACCAGTCGGAATTTCATTTTTTACTTTTCAGGCATTAAGTTACTCTATCGATATTTATAGAAATAGAGTAGGTGTAGAAACAAGCTTAGTTAGGTTTACAACCTATGTTGCTTTTTTTCCTCAATTGGTTGCAGGACCTATAGAGCGTTCCACTAATTTATTACAGCAATTTTATGAGGAACATGAATTTGATATTAAAAGATTTGTAGAAGGTGCTAAATTGTTTATTTGGGGTTTATTTAAAAAAATAGTAATTGCAGATAGATTGTCTGTCTACTCAGATGCTGTTTTTAACAACCCAGAAGCACATTCTGGTTCAACATTAATCCTAGCAACTGTATTTTTTACTTTTCAGATTTATTGTGATTTCAGTGGGTATTCAGATATGGCTATTGGTAGTGCAAGAATGTTAGGATTTCGTTTAATGCAGAATTTTAATTTACCGTATTTATCGATTTCTATAGGAGAATTTTGGAAACGTTGGCACATTTCTTTATCAACTTGGTTTAGTGATTACGTTTATATTCCTTTAGGAGGAAACCGTGTTTCAATCAGTCGTTGGGTATTTAATATTTCGGTAGTGTTTTTACTTAGCGGGCTTTGGCATGGAGCCAATTGGACCTTTGTTATTTGGGGAGCGTTACATGCCTTTTATTATTTTATAGAATTTATAGGTAAAAAAATACTTGTATTAGTAAGAGCTGAGGATGTAATGAAAAAAGGATACTATAAATTTTTTAAAATTATTATAGTATTTATTTTGGTCTGTTTTGCTTGGATATTTTTTAGAGCAAATTCGGTTTCTGATGCTTTTTTAATTAGTACAAAAATAATTAGCTTTTCAGGACAATTATGGACAGGTGGATCTTCTGTAACAACAGTACTCTCTGTATTGTTAATCTTGTTTTTAATAGGTGTGCAAATTTTACAATTTAATAATAAGGTGTCCATTTACTTTTCAAAAACGCAATTGCCAAGTTTTGTTGAGTGGCTGTCTTATGCTTTCTTATTAATTACAATTGCTTTGTTCGGAATGTCTTCGAATGCTTTTATTTATTTTCAATTTTAA
- a CDS encoding serine O-acetyltransferase encodes MLISQIIKVAKQNSNFKGRIVVCNYVFMRYFRIRMNNIFTKILFSPVIILYKFITDFLLKCEIPASTVIGEGLVIHHVTGLVLNNKVVIGKNVTLKHHTTIGNKESLEGEDLGSPVIGDNVLIGPHTIIIGPITIGNNAIIGAGSVVVKDVLPYTVVAGNPAKVIHVLNKK; translated from the coding sequence ATGTTGATTTCTCAAATAATAAAAGTAGCAAAACAGAATTCTAATTTTAAAGGAAGAATTGTAGTCTGCAATTATGTCTTTATGCGATATTTTAGAATTAGAATGAATAACATTTTCACTAAAATCTTATTCTCTCCTGTTATTATTTTATACAAGTTTATAACAGATTTTTTATTGAAGTGCGAAATTCCTGCATCAACAGTAATAGGAGAAGGTTTGGTTATTCATCATGTTACAGGTTTGGTTTTAAACAACAAGGTTGTAATTGGAAAAAATGTAACCTTAAAACACCATACAACTATTGGGAATAAAGAGTCTTTAGAAGGAGAAGATCTAGGTTCTCCTGTTATTGGTGATAATGTCTTGATAGGGCCTCATACCATAATTATTGGGCCAATTACTATTGGTAACAATGCCATTATAGGAGCAGGATCTGTAGTCGTTAAAGATGTACTTCCTTACACTGTAGTAGCAGGTAACCCAGCCAAAGTAATACATGTCTTAAATAAAAAATAA